In Taeniopygia guttata chromosome Z, bTaeGut7.mat, whole genome shotgun sequence, one genomic interval encodes:
- the SH3GL2 gene encoding endophilin-A1 isoform X3 → MINTMSKIRGQEKGPGYPQAEALLADAMLKFGRELGEECNFGPALVDVGEAMKELSEVKDSLDMEVKQNFIDPLQNLHDKDLREIQHHLKKMEGRRLDFDYKKKRQGKLPDEELRQALEKFDESKEIAESSMFNLLEMDIEQVSQLSALVQAQLEYHKQATQILQRVTSKLEDRIKEASSQPRREYQPKPRMSLDFSTGDNTQHNGGISHATTPKPSGVHMDQPCCRALYDFEPENEGELGFKEGDIITLTNQIDENWYEGMLHGQSGFFPINYVDILVPLPN, encoded by the exons ATGATCAACACCATGTCAAAAATTCGAGGCCAGGAAAAGGGACCAGGCTATCCTCAGGCAGAAGCCTTGCTGGCAGATGCGATGCTGAAATTTGGCCGAGAGCTTGGTGAAGAATGCAACTTTG GACCAGCGCTTGTTGATGTGGGAGAAGCTATGAAGGAGCTTTCTGAAGTCAAGGACTCTTTAGACATGGAAGTGAAGCAAAACTTCATTGACCCACTTCAGAATCTCCATGACAAAGATCTGCGAGAAATACAG caTCACCTGAAGAAAATGGAAGGTCGACGCCTGGATTTTgattacaagaaaaaaagacaggGCAAGCTCCCTGATGAAGAACTTCGTCAAGCTCTGGAGAAATTTGATGAATCAAAAGAAATTGCTGAGTCAAGCATGTTTAACCTTCTGGAGATGGAT ATTGAACAAGTGAGTCAGCTTTCTGCTCTTGTGCAAGCCCAGCTGGAGTATCACAAGCAGGCCACACAGATCCTACAGCGAGTTACTTCTAAACTGGAAGATAG AATAAAAGAGGCATCATCTCAGCCCAGGCGAGAGTACCAGCCCAAACCCCGTATGAGCCTGGATTTTTCTACTGGTGACAATACACAGCACAATGGAGGAATATCCCATGCCACCACACCCAAACCATCAG GTGTTCACATGGATCAGCCATGCTGCCGAGCTCTGTATGACTTTGAACCAGAGAATGAAGGGGAGCTGGGATTTAAAGAGGGTGATATTATTACCCTCACTAACCAGATTGATGAAAACTGGTATGAGGGGATGCTTCATGGCCAGTCAGGCTTCTTCCCCATCAATTATGTTGATATTCTAGTTCCATTACCCAATTAG
- the SH3GL2 gene encoding endophilin-A1 isoform X1: MSVAGLKKQFHKATQKVSEKVGGAEGTKLDDDFKEMERKVDVTSRAVMEIMAKTIEYLQPNPASRAKLSMINTMSKIRGQEKGPGYPQAEALLADAMLKFGRELGEECNFGPALVDVGEAMKELSEVKDSLDMEVKQNFIDPLQNLHDKDLREIQHHLKKMEGRRLDFDYKKKRQGKLPDEELRQALEKFDESKEIAESSMFNLLEMDIEQVSQLSALVQAQLEYHKQATQILQRVTSKLEDRIKEASSQPRREYQPKPRMSLDFSTGDNTQHNGGISHATTPKPSGVHMDQPCCRALYDFEPENEGELGFKEGDIITLTNQIDENWYEGMLHGQSGFFPINYVDILVPLPN; this comes from the exons aaaGTGAGTGAAAAAGTAGGAGGTGCAGAAGGAACAAAACTAGATGATGATTTCAAAGAAATGGAAAGG AAAGTGGATGTTACCAGCAGGGCAGTTATGGAAATAATGGCAAAGACAATAGAGTATCTTCAGCCAAATCCAG CTTCCAGAGCCAAACTAAGTATGATCAACACCATGTCAAAAATTCGAGGCCAGGAAAAGGGACCAGGCTATCCTCAGGCAGAAGCCTTGCTGGCAGATGCGATGCTGAAATTTGGCCGAGAGCTTGGTGAAGAATGCAACTTTG GACCAGCGCTTGTTGATGTGGGAGAAGCTATGAAGGAGCTTTCTGAAGTCAAGGACTCTTTAGACATGGAAGTGAAGCAAAACTTCATTGACCCACTTCAGAATCTCCATGACAAAGATCTGCGAGAAATACAG caTCACCTGAAGAAAATGGAAGGTCGACGCCTGGATTTTgattacaagaaaaaaagacaggGCAAGCTCCCTGATGAAGAACTTCGTCAAGCTCTGGAGAAATTTGATGAATCAAAAGAAATTGCTGAGTCAAGCATGTTTAACCTTCTGGAGATGGAT ATTGAACAAGTGAGTCAGCTTTCTGCTCTTGTGCAAGCCCAGCTGGAGTATCACAAGCAGGCCACACAGATCCTACAGCGAGTTACTTCTAAACTGGAAGATAG AATAAAAGAGGCATCATCTCAGCCCAGGCGAGAGTACCAGCCCAAACCCCGTATGAGCCTGGATTTTTCTACTGGTGACAATACACAGCACAATGGAGGAATATCCCATGCCACCACACCCAAACCATCAG GTGTTCACATGGATCAGCCATGCTGCCGAGCTCTGTATGACTTTGAACCAGAGAATGAAGGGGAGCTGGGATTTAAAGAGGGTGATATTATTACCCTCACTAACCAGATTGATGAAAACTGGTATGAGGGGATGCTTCATGGCCAGTCAGGCTTCTTCCCCATCAATTATGTTGATATTCTAGTTCCATTACCCAATTAG
- the SH3GL2 gene encoding endophilin-A1 isoform X2, giving the protein MERKVDVTSRAVMEIMAKTIEYLQPNPASRAKLSMINTMSKIRGQEKGPGYPQAEALLADAMLKFGRELGEECNFGPALVDVGEAMKELSEVKDSLDMEVKQNFIDPLQNLHDKDLREIQHHLKKMEGRRLDFDYKKKRQGKLPDEELRQALEKFDESKEIAESSMFNLLEMDIEQVSQLSALVQAQLEYHKQATQILQRVTSKLEDRIKEASSQPRREYQPKPRMSLDFSTGDNTQHNGGISHATTPKPSGVHMDQPCCRALYDFEPENEGELGFKEGDIITLTNQIDENWYEGMLHGQSGFFPINYVDILVPLPN; this is encoded by the exons ATGGAAAGG AAAGTGGATGTTACCAGCAGGGCAGTTATGGAAATAATGGCAAAGACAATAGAGTATCTTCAGCCAAATCCAG CTTCCAGAGCCAAACTAAGTATGATCAACACCATGTCAAAAATTCGAGGCCAGGAAAAGGGACCAGGCTATCCTCAGGCAGAAGCCTTGCTGGCAGATGCGATGCTGAAATTTGGCCGAGAGCTTGGTGAAGAATGCAACTTTG GACCAGCGCTTGTTGATGTGGGAGAAGCTATGAAGGAGCTTTCTGAAGTCAAGGACTCTTTAGACATGGAAGTGAAGCAAAACTTCATTGACCCACTTCAGAATCTCCATGACAAAGATCTGCGAGAAATACAG caTCACCTGAAGAAAATGGAAGGTCGACGCCTGGATTTTgattacaagaaaaaaagacaggGCAAGCTCCCTGATGAAGAACTTCGTCAAGCTCTGGAGAAATTTGATGAATCAAAAGAAATTGCTGAGTCAAGCATGTTTAACCTTCTGGAGATGGAT ATTGAACAAGTGAGTCAGCTTTCTGCTCTTGTGCAAGCCCAGCTGGAGTATCACAAGCAGGCCACACAGATCCTACAGCGAGTTACTTCTAAACTGGAAGATAG AATAAAAGAGGCATCATCTCAGCCCAGGCGAGAGTACCAGCCCAAACCCCGTATGAGCCTGGATTTTTCTACTGGTGACAATACACAGCACAATGGAGGAATATCCCATGCCACCACACCCAAACCATCAG GTGTTCACATGGATCAGCCATGCTGCCGAGCTCTGTATGACTTTGAACCAGAGAATGAAGGGGAGCTGGGATTTAAAGAGGGTGATATTATTACCCTCACTAACCAGATTGATGAAAACTGGTATGAGGGGATGCTTCATGGCCAGTCAGGCTTCTTCCCCATCAATTATGTTGATATTCTAGTTCCATTACCCAATTAG